AGCTGAACTCTTTAGAAGCAAAATTCTTAATACATCAGATTTGAATATTTCCTTAATAAGAAGCACAATGATTTCACCCACAAACATTTTTAAGGAACGGTTTGTATCACTCAGGATAGAAAGGTGAAAAATATATGAACCCACACTGATGACCATATTTCAACACTGCCTTACTTTTGTAAGttgatctatttaaaaaaaaacaaaacagtagatAGGCATGTAaggggaaatattttcttttgtcacttcTAAATTGCAAAATAACACACTATGAGTTTACACATTAAACATCAATCAGAACAATTTGCAATTCTGCTACTgaaatgacagtttttaaaaaactaattccCTGCTTGCTTTTAAAGGAAATTCTTAAGAAACATGGGGTCAAAATAGCACTTGTCTGATTAAGAACACAGTCTTTAAAGCAGTTTGTAATCCCAACTCTGCCGCTGCTATTTGCACGGCCTTGAACAAATGACATGGCCTTTTGCAATGACATCTCCaaacttcattttcctcttctgtatgaGAATTCAGGTGAGTCTCATTGGACTTTTGTAAGAATTTAACAATATGATCCATTAAGCACATACACAGTGTCTAGGACACAATAAGTGACCAATGAATGGTATGTTTTAATATTATGTTCATACtaggtatatatttattaatccgttcctttgttttgttttgtttttggctgcacctgtggcatatggaagttcccaggccagggatcgaatccaagctgcagctgcaacctatgtcacagctgcagcaacactggatccttaacgcattatGATGGGCGGGagtctccacagagacaagccaaatcattaacccactgcgccacagtggcaactcccttAATCCACTCCTTTGAACAATAATTTCTGCCAAGTTCCTTAGCATCTCTTTTACCCAATACACAAAATgcttcaaaaggaaaaacagaacccTCCCCCCAAGAGGAATAATCAATCTTTATCTTGCTTGAGGATTAGAgaaccttttattttatatttaacttgaGTGGCTCTTCTTGGTCAGACGGCATCACACACTCCTGTTCCACTGGGGGAATGCGTCTGGTACTGTCAGCACAGAGATGGGAGATATATGAGGGAGAACATCCACCTCATGGCGGCTCCAACCTGCCATTGGCATCATCATACCCAGCCTAAACTGATCTTCGCGTGGGAAGTTCTCCAACTTCAGCTTTCCTTCCTACCCTTCTTCCTTAGGATCTTAAAGATGGTGGCAATGGAGAAGATAATAATGATGAAGCTGACAGTCATGTTGATGAGGCTAGCTAACACTATTTTAACATTTATCCTGAGCCAGGCACAACAGgcactttgtatatatatattattttacttaatcctCCTGGCAGTCATGCAAGGTATATGTCCCCATTCAACATATAAAAACTCAAAGTTTAGAGACATTAAAGAGCATGCCAAATGTCACACAGTTAGTTTGAATCAGAGAGCCAATCTGTAAGCAGATATGATTCCAGCCAGGACCTTTAGCCCCAAGCTACACAACCCCGCTGCTGCTTTCAAGACTGCCTATAGGGATTAGTGCAGTTCCAATTTTTCTCCTCAGATTAACTCCACCCAACGTCTCTAACATCTTTCCGTCAGAGTCACACCACCTGACCTAAAATTCACAGAGATGGAAGAGCAGCGGCTATGGCAAACGGTACATCCATCAGTAACTTCACTTTGATCCCCCAAGACCCCAAATGAATTGCCCTTTCTGCATGGCAACAGGCATAAAcctaatgcagaaaaaaaaaaaaattcctatacgGAAATCCCTGATATACTTTATAGCTTTTGACTAGTACCTTTCAGCCTCCAACATTAATATACAGTACAGGAGAATAATTAaactcattttaaagataaagaaatagaaaggtaAGAGAAATGGTTTGCTCATAGCCACAGAACAGGTGGGAATAAAATCACCAATAAAGCTCAATAAACCCTCTGGAAGACCTTACCTACTTATTACTCGAGGCTTCTAATTCCCTGTGGCTCAAACCTCTTCACATTTTAGCAGCATGAAAACGTACTGTGGGACTAGCCTTTCACAGGCTCAGCTAAAAGAAGTCTTAGAAAGCAGTAAAATATGTTGACTGTCCAGGATAAATTTCAAATTATCTTTTAACCAGACAGTCTAGATTTCTCAGGGTACGATAAAAATATCTCCAAACACTTGTCAGCAGTTTTCACTGGAGGAAAAACTGCAGTTAAAGCACCTCTGGTGAGAACTTTGAGCAGTAAATGTGCTCACATTTAATTTGTGCAATTTTGATTATGAATTGGATCGTGAGTTGGATCCATGTCCTTAATTCTTTGCTGGAGAGCTGTAAATGTAAAAATGTCAGCCACAggccattcctttttatttatttaaaaggagaatttaaaaaaatcactttttccaCTTCATGGCTCCTTTGGACCAGGGAATAAAAATAGCGATGTCAGTAGGAGCCaaactttttttctggaaaaataaaacaagaggggAAAGAGCCCTCCTCAGAATAACCGAAGCCTTGAACCAGCAGCCTGAAAGCAAAACGCTCCTTTCAACCACTTCTCTTGCCCCTTCTCTGAGCAGCCTCCAAACAAGGCGCAGTTCATAAGAAACTCTGTAGCTTGCCCAGCACTGCTAACCCTGCGCCCTTCACACTCGACGGCTCCGGCCACCTGTCAACCCCAAGGGCGGCGCGGGCGAGGCGGGGTTTGGGAGGTGGCTCCGGGAAGGGACACTGGCGGCTGAGGACAACCAGGAGGACCGGGACTCTCGTGGAGGATCTGGCTAGACCCAGCGAGCTGGCTAACCCGCGCTCAGCGGCCCCACCGCATCCTCCTCCTGGGCCCGGCGACCCCAGGGTCTCCGGCGCGCCCTCTGCGGACTCCCAGAGGCTCTGCCACCGGCGGCCCTCCCCCTCGGAGCCGCCGCGGCGCCGCGCTCCACCGGCTGGGGCGTAGCGGCCGCTGAGTCCGCCGCCCGGCGGGGCGCGTCTTACCTGTTGATCTTGAGCGCGAACGCGCGGCGCTCTGCGCTCGGCAGCGTGGCCATGGCGCACCGGCGGCTGGTCGGCTTTTAGGGTCTCGAGATGCGCACAGCCGGGGCCTGGCGCGCCGCAGAGTCGCTGCAGCGCATGCCGAGCGGGACGCGAGCCTCATCTGTCAGTCGCGTTTGGAAACTTCCGCATTTCCACCTTCTGCGTTGAAATCACCCCCGGGGGAGGGCCCAACCTCAAAGCTGAGGCGGCTGGCCCTGTCACCCTGCGCCTGGCCTGGCACGCAGGGAGAGGCGCGCGAGGAGGGTGTGGACCCACCGCGGAACTGCCCTCCGGATGCCCAGACCGCCGGCGCGCTCTTCCCGGGGCCCTGACCTCAAGCAGAAAGGAGCGCGGGCGGATGACCCGGCgaccactgagcgaagccggaAACTCCATCTGCCCGAAGCTGCGAGGCTGCCAGGGCCTACGGGCAAGAGCTGGGAACACGCGCCTTCCGCCCGCCCCGCGTAGTTGGCGAGGTCGGGAAATCAACCCTGGAATTCTTTGCGCTAGGCCTTATTAAGTGTTCACACCAGCCCCGGGAAAAggcatattaaaaaagaaaaataaagagtcgGTGGAAACTTAAGGACACAAACCAaattttgcaaatcatatgtctgTCATCCTTAATAGTGTGTCTTAAATAAATGCAATGAATTCATGCAAGgaataaactcttttttaaattttaaacctgCAGATAAATGCTTTTCTCTGGGGAAACAGTGCACAGAGATTTTCTGTGATTCAAGAATATGCTGCAGCCCTGTTTATTTTCAGCTTCAGACAGAGAAGTGTACTAAGACGTCCAGCCCCagactcaaaaaagaaaagtcccaGTGCTCACTGGAGTCGAAAAGTCCGTGTTTACTGACTCGCCCTAAGATTTACTATACTAAAGCCCTCTGTATGAAATGCCTATTTGTCAATTGACccttaaaaaaataccatagcGAAATATGTTTTGTTCAAAGCTGCACTATTGTTCAATatggtagccattagccacatgAGGCTGTTGACCACTTGAAGTGATGGTTAGTCTGAAGTGAGATGTGCTGGgtgtgtaaaatacacactaaTTTTGAGgacagtacagaaaaaaaaaggtgcaaactatcttgtgatttttctttgatcACATGTTAAAATGATACTTTAGCTATATTGGGTAAATATTACTAAAAtgaattttacctttttgtttttccttctttaaaatgtgagcctcattaaagaaaatttaaaattacatatgtagcTCACATGATATTCCTATTGGATAGCACTGGTCCAATAAAACCTAGTTTGCCACCTAATATTAGAATCTCTGAGGACTGAATTCTGTCTCTTGCCCAGCGCCTTTCTGTCTCTGGTTTCAGCTGTTTTAGTTCAGTAATTCTTTAGAGCTGGTTAGGTaactcccctccccacaccttcAAATATCAATGCCTTTAAGCATAGTATAAGACAAATGTCATAAGTCTAACATTACATAGACTACGGGAGATCCAAAGACAGCTTTTTGAAATGTGAAGTTTCTGACTTTCAAAACTCTCCCAGATAGATTTATACACTGGAGTTTATAAGCAAACAATTACACAGAAAAATACTGAGGACAGTTCATAAGTACTTCGAGCTGGGAACAAAAAGAGTAGGAGTAGGAGTTATCTTCACGTGCGGGCAGGTAAAGGACccaagttgtcactgctgtagctcgggttggatccctagctaggaaagttccacatgctgcctgtgcagccaaaaaaaaaaaaaaaaagatgatttgtaGAAAAATTTTTTACACTAGAGTGTTCAGTCCACTGTGTAATAAGTCAGCCTTTCAGATaggcttttctcattttctgaatGTTTGTGACATATTCTTTCAAACAGAGCAAAAACATTTTGATGTCTATACAAACATAAAGCATATTGAGAGCACCTCAAATTTTCAGAAATTGCAATTAAGgaaaccgtgtgtgtgtgtgtgtgtgtgtgtgcgcgcgcgcgtgtaaTTGTAAAATCTCCCATCTTATGTAGCTCATGCTGCATTTAACTCATTCACTTAGCACTTGGTACCTGAATGGGAAAGGCTAGCATAATTTTCCTCCATCCCATCAATTCCCTGGTTAGAAATGGTTAGAAATGACTCGATTTCCTTAATAGCCTTTTAATAATTCACAATGTATTATCCACTAATTTAGGCAGATGCCTATTTTTATGCTTTAACTGCTCTTGGGTAGGGTTGCAGATTGCTGCTTAACTTCAAAAATAGGTAAGTGTCTTGCTTCCATTTCTCACTCCCTTCTATTTCCCTCTAGGGCTTCTTTTTTAATCATCCCTCTGTCCTGCTCTGAAAGGCCTTCTTTCCACACCATTTGacctctctcagccttcctctttttctgcatctttgtgtcatttgattttgtttctcaCCTTCAGAAAATTCCTCTCTTGACTTCTACCACAGACATTACATGAATTATTCCAAATTCTTCTATAATTTTCCCCCATATCTTCTTATCTTCCCAGAAAGTCAGTCTCTTTCCTTACATTGCACCTTACTTATTTTTTGCAACAAATGCTTAATGACACTTACCTTGTACCAGGGCCTATTTCAAgccttttacaaatattaattaattaataacaaCCCTTAAGTAATAGCATTATCCTTACTTTGCAgctggggaaaccgaggctcagagaagttaagtgactgcCCTAAGATCACAGATTACTACAGGATATTTCCAATCCTAAAATGTTGCCTGTCTCCCAGATATTTTCACTTGAATAGCTTCAAACTccatataaaactgaaacactcCATTTCCTCTACCCAGTTGTAAGCTTGCTATTCCTCCATAACCACTCATTGCTAACACTATTTCCCACCTGCCAGATTAAAAGTTTAGAGTTATCCAGTGGAGAGGAAAATCCTGAGCAAGTCATACCCTGTTTGGATCAAAGTTTTCAGTCTTAGAATGACGCTGTCTACTTGCCTCTTTATAATGTGTCAGCTCTGACTTTTTCTTAGTCTCTACCCTTAAGATGAAATTAGCTAACAAGGTTtgtcatttactcttttttttccccctttttatctGCCCACTGTATATGgagttctgggctggggatcagatcctagctgcagttgtggcctatgccacagctgtagcagtgctgtatccttaacccactaagctaacACACCGTGCTAGGCCAGACATCGGACCtctgccagggatcgaacctgtggcccagcgctgcagagactctgcagatcccattgtgccacagtgggaactctcatttACTCTTTATAAACATCACTCCTTTATAAATAGCACTCTTCTCACTACTTTCATTAT
The Sus scrofa isolate TJ Tabasco breed Duroc chromosome 1, Sscrofa11.1, whole genome shotgun sequence DNA segment above includes these coding regions:
- the C1H9orf66 gene encoding uncharacterized protein C9orf66 homolog; the protein is MAHRRLPGPGAPQSRCSACRAGREPHLSVAFGNFRISTFCVEITPGGGPNLKAEAAGPVTLRLAWHAGRGARGGCGPTAELPSGCPDRRRALPGALTSSRKERGRMTRRPLSEAGNSICPKLRGCQGLRARAGNTRLPPAPRSWRGREINPGILCARPY